From a single Cryptococcus neoformans var. neoformans B-3501A chromosome 3, whole genome shotgun sequence genomic region:
- a CDS encoding hypothetical protein (Match to ESTs gb|CF193745.1|CF193745, gb|CF192801.1|CF192801, gb|CF193744.1|CF193744; HMMPfam hit to efhand, EF hand, score: 159.0, E(): 9.7e-45): MAEQLTKEQIAEFKEAFSLFDKDGDGTITTKELGTVMRSLGQNPTQAELEDMINEVDADGNNSIDFAEFMTLMARKMHDTDSEEEIREAFKVFDKNNDGHISAAELKHVMTNLGEKLTDAEISEMIREADKDGDGMIDYNEFVTMMIAK; the protein is encoded by the exons ATGGCTGAACAACTT ACTAAGG AACAAATTGCTG AATTCAAAGAGGCTTTCTCTTTGTTCGATAAGG ACGGAGATGGAACTATCACTACCAAGGAGCTCGGTACCGTTATGCGATCTCTCGGCCAGAACCCTACTCAAgctgagcttgaagacATGATCAACGAG GTTGATGCCGATGGAAACAACTCTATCGATTTTGCCGAATTCATGACTCTTATGGCTAGGAAGATGCACGACACCGACTCCGAGGAGGAGATCCGAGAAGCCTTCAAG GTTTTCGACAAGAACAACGACGGTCATATTTCTGCTGCCGAGTTGAAGCACGTCATGA CCAATCTTGGTGAGAAGCTCACAGACGCTGAGATCAGCGAAATGATTCGAGAGGCAGACAAGGACG GTGACGGAATGATCGACTACAACGAGTTTGTTACTATGATGATCGCCAAA TAA
- a CDS encoding hypothetical protein (Match to ESTs gb|CF189348.1|CF189348, gb|CF189219.1|CF189219, gb|CF188789.1|CF188789; HMMPfam hit to ADH_zinc_N, Zinc-binding dehydrogenase, score: 230.7, E(): 2.6e-66): MVAKEMNALLYSEPRNFKITKVPVPEIGPEEILLKVDICGVCGTDQHIHEGEFIAKFPLVPGHEAVGRIVSMGDKVKGFDIGDRIAADVGETCGYCHYCRKGTDLFCENFAPAGVARDGGFADYIKYHFAKCYKIKNLTDEEATLLEPASCAIHGMDVLKMPFGARVLLIGAGPTGLILAQLMKMGGASHITIAANTGIKMEIARKVEAADEYIDLDRSNPGPQWAKLKEDNPYGFDVVAEATGVESLVNDAINYVTRGGTLLVYGVYEDKARLSGWSPTDIFVNEKRIIGSFSQTYCFPRAIDLLDSGKIKTTGMVTDVFPLSDYQGALDKMASRKALKIAIKPEHKD, from the exons ATGGTCGCCAAGGAAATGAACGCCCTCCTGTACTCCGAG CCTAGGAACTTCAAGATTACCAAGGTTCCTGTGCCCGAAATCGGCCCTGAGGAGATCCTCTTGAAGG TCGACATCTGTGGTGTTTGTGGTACCGACCAGCACATCCACGAAGGCGAGTTCATTGCTAAGTTCCCT TTGGTTCCCGGCCACGAAGCCGTTGGCCGAATTGTCTCGATGGGTGACAAGGTGAAGGGATTCGACATCGGTGACCGTATTGCTGCCGATGTCGGAGAGACTTGTGGTTACTGCCACTACTGCCGAAAGGGTACCGATCTTTTCTGTGAGAACTTTGCCCCCGCCGGTGTTGCTCGAGACGGTGGTTTCGCCGATTACATCAAGTA CCACTTCGCCAAGTGCTACAAGATCAAAAACCTTACCGACGAGGAGGCTACCCTCCTCGAACCGGCCTCTTGTGCCATCCACGGTATGGACGTCCTCAAAATGCCTTTTGGCGCTCGAGTTCTCCTCATCGGTGCCGGCCCTACCGGTCTTATCCTTGCCCAGCTCATGAAGATGGGCGGGGCTTCCCACATCACCATCGCTGCCAACACTGGTATCAAGATGGAAATTGCCAGGAAGGTCGAGGCTGCCGATGAGTACATTGACTTGGACAGGAGCAACCCTGGTCCCCAATGggccaagctcaaggaggACAACCCTT ACGGTTTCGACGTTGTCGCCGAAGCTACCGGTGTCGAGTCCCTTGTCAACGACGCTATCAACTACGTCACCCGAGGTGGTACTCTTCTTGTCTACGGTGTCTACGAAGACAAGGCTCGTCTTTCCGGATGGTCTCCCACAGACATTTTCGTCAATGAAAAACGAATCATCGGTTCCTTCTCCCAGACTTACTGTTTCCCCCGAGCTATTGACCTCCTCGATTCTGGCAAGATCAAGACAACCGGCATGGTCACTGATGTCTTCCCTCTCAGCGATTACCAGGGTGCTTTGGACAAGATGGCGAGCAGGAAGGCTTTGAAGATTGCGATCAAGCCCGAACACAAGGACTAA